A region of Heterodontus francisci isolate sHetFra1 unplaced genomic scaffold, sHetFra1.hap1 HAP1_SCAFFOLD_310, whole genome shotgun sequence DNA encodes the following proteins:
- the LOC137366326 gene encoding probable G-protein coupled receptor 139, giving the protein MCAEGHLRKQPSCRLKLVLGIQFLDRNNAVSWQFNLVAILILSRGKCGLSKCITRYMVGMAVADLLVVITDPILRWIPLIYFPDSFLSITSICSSVNFLIFASTMISVWLTVAFIFDRFVTISDEKLKTKYCTERTAAVVIGTVSVLCSLECVPWYFMYEPEYIIDNVPWYCIPKQSFYNSPQWTAFELLHRILNPCVPFFMMLLLNALTARRILTASRLRRGLWGLSSGENRNDPEMKNRKKSIILLFSISGSFILLWVTQVVVYIYQRITKLYPSSTNDPLYITRETAAMLQLLSSCTNTCIYVVTQSKFREELKKVVQYLLNLIAKLVKS; this is encoded by the coding sequence ttaacctggtggcgattctgattctgtcccgaggaaagtgtggtctctccaaatgtatcactcgctacatggtgggaatggcagtggctgatctcctggtcgtcatCACAGATCCCATATTGAGGTGGATTCCGttgatttatttcccagattcattcctgtccattacttCCATTTGCAGTTCAGTtaatttcctgatttttgcaaGCACAATGATCTCTGTCTGGCTGACAGTTGCTTTCAtctttgatcgatttgtaaccatttctgatgagaagctgaagacaaaatattgcactgagagaacagcggctgttgttattggaacagtgagtgtgctgtgctctttagaatGTGTTCCCTGGTACTTTATGTATGAACCggaatatataattgataatgttccctggtactgtatccCGAAACAGAGCTTCTATAATTCCCCCCAATGGACTGCGTTTGAGTTGCTTCACCGCATTTTAaatccttgtgtcccgttctttatgatgttgctgctcaatgctctgacggcCAGACGTATTTTAACGGCCAGTAGACTCCGCAGGGGACTCtggggcctcagcagtggagagaatcgcaatgacccagagatgaAGAATCGAaaaaaatccatcattttactgtttagtatatctggcagttttatactgttatgggtgacgcaggttgtcgtttacatctatcagcgaattacaaagcTATATCCTTCCTCCACCaacgaccctctctatatcacaagggaaacagcagcaatgctgcagcttctcagctcctgcaccaacacgtgtatttacgttgTCACACAAAGTaagttcagagaggagctgaagaaggtcgTGCAATACCTACTCAATCTAATTGCTAaattagttaaatcatag
- the LOC137366327 gene encoding probable G-protein coupled receptor 139 has translation MGHPVIGQIARIYYPVLAAIGVPGKPVAQLFMVAIVILSRGKCGLSKCITLYLVGMAVSDLLVVITNAILNWIALFYFPHSFLRIAPVCSLIIVLLSATTVISVWLTVTFTFDRFVAICCEKLKTKYCSEKTAAVDVGTVCVLGCLESVPWYFTLEQRYIIDHVPMGRVYKLSYYTSPIWGVFELFDLSLTPCIPVFLVLLLNVLTVRRIVFSSKIRRGFRRHSNGENHKDPEMENRRKSIILLFTISGSFILLWATRVLYNIYARIADIQYYSSYTDPFFITDQTSKMMQLLSSCTNTFIYTVTQTKFRQELKKAVKYPLNIIVKLVKS, from the exons atgggacatccaGTAATCGGTCAGATAGCAaggatttattatcctgtacttgcagcaattggagttcctggtaagcctgtagcaCAGCTGTTCATG gtggcgattgtgatcctgtcccgaggaaagtgtggtctctccaaatgtatcactctgtacctggtgggaatggcagtgtctgatctcctggtcgttataactaatgccatattgaactggattgctTTATTTTATTTCCcacattcattcctgagaattgctcctgtgtgttctctcattatcgttctgctttctgcaaccacagttatttctgtctggctcacagtcactttcacctttgatcgatttgtggccatttgttgtgagaagctgaaaacaaaatactgcagcgagaaaacggcggctgtggatgTCGGAACAGTGTGTgtcctgggctgtttagagtctgtcccctggtactttacactggaacaacgtTATATTATTGATCATGTTCCCATGGGacgtgtttataaactgagctacTATACATCCCCCATATGGGGagtatttgaattgtttgacctcagttTAACCCCTTGTATCCCGGTCTTTCtggttttgctgctcaatgttctgactgtcagacggattgtaTTCTCCAGTAaaatccgcaggggattccggcgccacagcaatggagagaatcacaaggacccagagatggagaatcgcagaaaatcaattattttacttttcactatatccggcagttttatactgttatgggcgacCCGGGTTTTGTATAACATTTATGCGCGAATCgccgatattcagtattattcttcCTACACTGATCCattctttatcacagatcaaacatcaaagatgatgcagcttctcagttcctgcaccaacacatttatttacactgtgacccagacaaaattcagacaggagctgaagaaggcagtGAAATACCCTCTAaatataattgttaaattagtgaagtcatag